In Luteitalea sp. TBR-22, one genomic interval encodes:
- a CDS encoding TrkA family potassium uptake protein, whose protein sequence is MNGAWSRTSVQAVVLLLTLVLTGTSGYMLIEGWSAWDALYMTVISLTTVGYREVHPLSRAGEAFTMLVLVGGVGTVLYSFTLIGASVIESTLHSPWQRRRISAMLDRLDRHFIVCGYGRIGGILVDEFRRQRVPYVVVERDPERLRALADAGHLAVEGDASSEDVLAKAGVSRARGLIAALSSDAENVYTILTARLMQPGLYIIGRAESDDATRKIKRAGADRVISPYQIGGQHMAQLALRPAVVDFVQLATSSEFLELSMEQIEIRADGPLTGQTIVGANLRQKFGVIVVGIKRASGQMEFNPPPEARMDAGDHLVLLGPANRLTELAGHAGVVAGTTP, encoded by the coding sequence GTGAACGGCGCCTGGTCGCGGACGTCGGTGCAGGCCGTTGTCCTGCTGCTCACCCTCGTGCTGACCGGCACGTCGGGCTACATGCTGATCGAGGGCTGGTCGGCCTGGGACGCCCTGTACATGACGGTCATCTCGCTGACGACCGTCGGCTACAGGGAGGTCCACCCGCTGTCGCGGGCCGGCGAGGCGTTCACGATGCTGGTGCTGGTCGGCGGGGTCGGCACCGTCCTGTACTCCTTCACGCTGATCGGGGCCAGCGTGATCGAGAGCACGCTGCACAGCCCCTGGCAGCGCCGACGGATCTCCGCCATGCTCGATCGACTGGACCGCCACTTCATCGTCTGCGGGTACGGCCGCATCGGCGGCATCCTGGTCGACGAGTTCCGCCGACAGCGCGTGCCCTACGTGGTCGTCGAGCGCGATCCGGAGCGCCTGCGGGCGCTCGCCGACGCCGGCCACCTCGCCGTCGAGGGCGACGCGAGTTCCGAGGACGTGCTCGCGAAGGCCGGCGTGTCGAGGGCCCGCGGGCTGATCGCCGCCCTGTCGAGCGACGCCGAGAACGTCTACACCATCCTCACCGCACGCCTGATGCAGCCGGGGCTCTACATCATCGGCCGCGCGGAGAGCGACGATGCGACCCGCAAGATCAAGCGGGCCGGCGCCGACCGGGTGATCTCGCCGTACCAGATCGGCGGCCAGCACATGGCGCAGCTCGCCCTCCGCCCTGCCGTGGTCGACTTCGTGCAGCTGGCCACCAGCTCCGAGTTCCTGGAACTCTCCATGGAACAGATCGAGATTCGAGCCGACGGGCCGCTCACCGGGCAGACGATCGTCGGCGCCAACCTGCGCCAGAAGTTCGGCGTGATCGTCGTCGGGATCAAGCGCGCCAGCGGCCAGATGGAGTTCAATCCGCCGCCGGAAGCCCGCATGGACGCCGGCGACCACCTGGTGCTGCTCGGACCGGCGAACCGGCTCACCGAACTGGCCGGCCACGCCGGGGTGGTGGCGGGGACCACGCCCTGA
- a CDS encoding ankyrin repeat domain-containing protein — protein sequence MLLTLAFWLVILADLAALGLVFLLGLAAGPPSHTGPIAVAGAILVVPGLLIMAAVALFHFAPVWPLRLLAFGVAAAPLLVVALAPVVAGYRIGQFRDGSGAPTKFRSDGMQALEKAIARGDATTVATLARDANLRERSIEGTSVVVVALRHLQKHPGSPDVVRALLAAGASADDGGTEPPLVEAIRVGPEAVRVLLDAGADPDALGPFGAPVWWGATGRRIHPDILPLLLDRGADVNARARDGRTALFDAVNAQNWPAVTVLLDHGVDWRAYRDLQGRDLRARLEADQRLDFVDKAAVAGVLARLR from the coding sequence ATGCTGCTGACCCTCGCGTTCTGGCTCGTGATTCTCGCCGACCTCGCCGCGCTCGGACTCGTCTTCCTGCTCGGGCTCGCCGCGGGCCCGCCATCGCACACCGGTCCGATCGCCGTGGCCGGCGCCATCCTGGTCGTCCCCGGGTTGCTGATCATGGCGGCCGTGGCGCTGTTCCACTTCGCGCCGGTCTGGCCCCTGCGACTGCTCGCGTTCGGCGTGGCCGCCGCGCCGCTCCTGGTCGTCGCCCTCGCGCCGGTCGTCGCGGGCTATCGCATCGGTCAGTTCCGCGACGGATCGGGCGCGCCGACGAAGTTCCGGAGCGATGGCATGCAGGCACTCGAAAAGGCGATCGCGCGCGGCGACGCGACGACGGTGGCCACACTGGCCAGGGACGCCAACCTGCGGGAGCGCTCCATCGAGGGCACGTCGGTCGTGGTCGTCGCGCTGCGACACCTCCAGAAGCACCCCGGCTCGCCGGACGTGGTGCGCGCGCTGTTGGCCGCGGGCGCCAGCGCCGACGACGGGGGCACCGAACCGCCGCTGGTGGAAGCCATCCGCGTCGGCCCCGAGGCGGTGCGCGTGCTGCTCGATGCGGGCGCCGATCCCGACGCCCTCGGGCCGTTCGGCGCGCCCGTCTGGTGGGGCGCCACTGGCCGCAGGATCCATCCCGACATCCTGCCGCTGCTCCTCGACCGCGGCGCCGACGTGAACGCTCGCGCCAGGGACGGACGCACGGCGCTGTTCGACGCGGTCAACGCGCAGAACTGGCCCGCGGTGACCGTGCTGCTCGACCACGGCGTCGACTGGCGCGCCTACCGCGACCTGCAGGGCCGGGATCTTCGTGCCAGGCTCGAGGCCGACCAGCGCCTCGACTTCGTGGACAAGGCGGCGGTTGCCGGCGTGCTCGCACGTTTGCGCTGA
- a CDS encoding selenium-binding family protein — MRSCCGAVVALLVALVGCTSRTPDPAAPSASTYLYLWTAAADKAQPDFLAVLDVTERGDRYGRLVTTLPVPGRENVPHHTEHEMPADKQLFANGFGTGQTFVFDLADATHPRITHQFGDLDGYSHPHSFLRLPNGNVLATFQMRHGAGGMTPGGLVELTPAGVPVRSSSADGPGVDPELRVYSGAIVASLDRVVTTTTDMDKDFKASRNLQVWRLSDLKLLSTFPLPDGAAGDEGLLTAEPRLLGDGRTVLVSTFNCGLYLMQGLEGDAPSARLVASFPKKKGTNCAIPVIAGKYYLVTVPAWSAVVSLDISDPARPREVSRVTLGPDDVPHWISLSPDQRRVVVTGYEGMQHRVVIARFDPATGALAWDERFREEGATTPGFRMDDKTWPHGGNAKGIPHGAVFSRPVASN; from the coding sequence GTGCGCTCCTGCTGCGGTGCCGTCGTCGCTCTGCTCGTCGCCCTCGTTGGTTGCACGTCACGCACGCCTGATCCCGCGGCCCCGTCAGCCTCCACGTACCTGTACCTGTGGACGGCCGCGGCGGACAAGGCGCAACCCGACTTCCTGGCGGTGCTCGACGTCACCGAGCGCGGCGACCGCTACGGGCGTCTCGTGACCACGCTGCCGGTGCCGGGACGCGAGAACGTGCCGCACCACACCGAGCACGAGATGCCCGCCGACAAGCAGTTGTTCGCCAACGGCTTCGGCACCGGCCAGACCTTCGTCTTCGACCTCGCAGACGCGACGCATCCGCGGATCACCCACCAGTTCGGCGACCTCGACGGCTACTCGCACCCGCACTCCTTCCTCCGCCTGCCGAACGGCAACGTGCTGGCCACCTTCCAGATGCGGCACGGGGCCGGCGGCATGACGCCCGGCGGCCTCGTGGAACTCACGCCGGCCGGCGTCCCGGTGCGCTCCAGTTCCGCCGACGGGCCCGGCGTCGATCCCGAGTTGCGGGTGTACAGCGGCGCCATCGTCGCGTCCCTCGACCGCGTGGTCACGACCACGACAGACATGGACAAGGACTTCAAGGCGTCGCGCAACCTCCAGGTGTGGCGCCTGTCGGACCTGAAGCTGCTCTCCACGTTCCCGCTGCCCGACGGCGCTGCGGGTGACGAGGGCCTGCTCACCGCGGAGCCGCGCCTGCTCGGCGACGGGCGCACGGTGCTCGTGTCGACCTTCAACTGCGGGCTGTACCTGATGCAGGGTCTCGAGGGCGATGCGCCGTCGGCTCGACTGGTGGCATCGTTCCCGAAGAAGAAGGGCACCAACTGCGCGATTCCGGTCATCGCCGGCAAGTACTACCTGGTGACCGTGCCGGCCTGGAGTGCGGTGGTGAGTCTCGACATCAGCGATCCGGCCAGGCCTCGGGAAGTGAGCCGCGTCACGCTCGGCCCCGACGATGTCCCGCACTGGATCTCCCTCTCGCCCGACCAGCGGCGTGTGGTCGTGACCGGCTACGAGGGCATGCAGCACCGCGTCGTCATCGCCCGGTTCGATCCCGCGACCGGCGCGCTGGCCTGGGACGAGCGCTTCCGCGAGGAGGGGGCGACGACGCCTGGCTTCCGCATGGACGACAAGACGTGGCCGCACGGCGGCAACGCGAAGGGCATCCCGCACGGCGCGGTGTTCAGCCGCCCCGTGGCGAGCAACTGA
- a CDS encoding choice-of-anchor tandem repeat GloVer-containing protein has translation MATQWRHTGLTWLVAATISGVSAAPFAVAQSDVAVEALPAPSGAGLVNPLVRAADGTLFGTTVSGGKKGLGTVFSITTDGRRTRLHDFSGPEGASPLEGQPLLVADDGNLYGVTRGGGPGWSPTRPGCGTVFRLTPSGAVTRVHAFDCDASPSSGLTQDGGDLYGLTTGGGLRACGSAGRSPCGTIYRLRLDGSFSTVHQFRAVDGWAPRGTLVRVGSDLYGVTRLGGNTGCLGLGCGTVFRRSIDGTVTTLVTFPEVLGEFPEPSDLVYQEADAALYGVMRSAIPCVPLQAERFGYSGCGAVFRLDMVGHIDTLFSFSGSADDGNWPSALAAGRDGHLYGVTQVGGVECLPGHRCGTVFRLTLQGSRTTLHAFEGGRLGIYPYTLLQAADGDLYGTMLECASLDAACDQAFRIALLDDGPLPNLRVKAFQAPSRAATGATITLRDTVANIGATASTPSSTTYAWSAYDSLPDATPLTSRSLPSLQAGATSTGETTAALPAQPGVYTLFAWADGEHLVRESLEFDNTKRRTIVVGPNLVIKKLGAVGGTGIELEPTAPTSSTPTTISVYTANTGGGTAGPSVTRLYRSQRGALSDAVLLAEFDIGSPDSLEHHHSSATLQLPAGDYFLLALADADGQVTEASEDNLFKLRVSVSLGLQSYLVPANGHVWSLAEGPDGAVWCTLSRCEDPGCTTLIRRDAIGRVATDGTITEFPLPSSNIAGGAGTYGLTTGPDNALWFTQIRGNRIGRMTTEGGLTMFRLPADSNPYLITSGPDGALWFTESGGIGRITTSGDLSHYRLPSAASNDPTDIVTGPDGALWFTAVNRNTIGRITTVGEITEHTMPPSCAPLRIAAGKNPALWFTCLTGNTVGRLTTDGVISTYRVPTRDGGPADITLGGDGALWFTETWARKIGRLTTDGVITEAPAGPGSSPHDIISASDGLWFTDAEYLGHIRLGAGHP, from the coding sequence ATGGCTACCCAGTGGCGCCACACCGGACTCACCTGGCTCGTCGCGGCCACGATCTCGGGGGTGTCAGCCGCGCCTTTCGCGGTCGCCCAGTCCGACGTCGCCGTCGAGGCGCTTCCTGCGCCCTCCGGCGCGGGGCTCGTCAACCCGTTGGTCCGGGCCGCCGATGGCACCCTGTTCGGCACGACCGTCTCAGGCGGCAAGAAGGGCCTTGGCACCGTCTTCAGCATCACCACCGACGGCAGGCGCACCCGGCTCCACGACTTCTCGGGGCCTGAAGGCGCATCGCCGTTGGAGGGCCAGCCCCTGCTCGTCGCCGACGACGGCAACCTGTACGGCGTGACGCGCGGCGGCGGGCCTGGGTGGAGTCCGACGAGACCAGGCTGCGGCACCGTGTTCCGGCTCACCCCGTCCGGAGCGGTCACCAGGGTTCACGCCTTCGACTGCGACGCCTCGCCGAGCAGCGGGCTCACGCAGGATGGCGGCGACCTCTATGGCCTCACGACCGGCGGAGGGCTACGCGCGTGCGGGTCAGCCGGGCGCAGCCCGTGCGGAACGATCTATCGGCTGCGTCTCGACGGTTCGTTCTCGACGGTGCACCAGTTCCGAGCCGTCGACGGCTGGGCTCCGCGCGGCACGCTGGTGCGGGTCGGCAGCGACTTGTACGGGGTCACGCGCCTCGGAGGAAACACCGGCTGCCTCGGTCTCGGTTGCGGCACCGTCTTCCGCCGGTCCATCGACGGCACCGTCACGACGCTGGTGACCTTCCCCGAAGTCCTCGGGGAGTTTCCCGAGCCCTCCGACCTCGTCTACCAGGAGGCCGATGCCGCGCTCTACGGCGTGATGCGCAGTGCGATCCCGTGCGTTCCCCTGCAGGCCGAACGCTTCGGCTACTCGGGATGCGGGGCGGTCTTCCGCCTCGACATGGTTGGCCACATCGACACGCTCTTCAGTTTCAGCGGCAGCGCAGACGACGGTAACTGGCCCTCGGCGCTGGCGGCGGGTCGCGACGGGCACCTCTACGGGGTGACGCAGGTCGGCGGTGTCGAATGTCTCCCGGGTCATCGGTGCGGCACGGTATTCCGGCTGACCCTCCAGGGCAGCCGCACGACGCTTCATGCCTTCGAGGGCGGACGCCTGGGCATCTATCCCTACACACTGCTGCAGGCCGCCGATGGCGACCTCTACGGCACGATGCTGGAGTGCGCCAGTCTGGACGCAGCGTGCGACCAGGCCTTCAGAATCGCGCTGCTCGACGATGGCCCGCTGCCGAACCTGCGCGTGAAGGCCTTCCAGGCCCCGTCCAGGGCCGCGACCGGCGCGACGATCACGCTGCGCGACACGGTCGCCAACATCGGCGCGACAGCCTCGACGCCCTCCAGCACGACGTATGCCTGGTCGGCCTACGACAGCCTGCCTGACGCCACGCCTCTCACCAGCAGGAGCCTGCCATCCTTGCAGGCTGGAGCGACGAGCACGGGCGAGACCACTGCGGCGCTACCCGCCCAGCCTGGGGTCTACACCCTGTTTGCCTGGGCTGACGGCGAACACCTGGTCCGGGAGTCGCTGGAGTTCGACAACACGAAGCGACGCACGATCGTCGTCGGGCCCAACCTGGTGATCAAGAAACTCGGTGCGGTGGGTGGGACCGGGATCGAACTCGAGCCGACCGCGCCGACGTCGAGTACCCCGACCACCATTTCCGTCTACACCGCGAACACCGGCGGTGGCACGGCTGGCCCGTCGGTGACGCGTCTCTATCGATCGCAGCGGGGTGCGCTGAGCGACGCCGTCCTGCTGGCGGAGTTCGACATCGGTTCGCCCGACAGCCTGGAGCACCATCACTCGTCGGCCACATTGCAGCTTCCCGCGGGTGACTACTTCCTGCTCGCACTTGCCGATGCCGACGGGCAGGTGACCGAGGCAAGCGAAGACAACCTCTTCAAGCTGCGCGTGAGCGTGTCGCTGGGTCTCCAGAGCTACCTGGTACCCGCCAACGGCCACGTCTGGTCGCTGGCCGAAGGACCGGACGGCGCCGTGTGGTGCACCCTCTCGAGGTGCGAGGATCCAGGGTGCACGACCCTCATCCGCCGCGACGCCATCGGGCGCGTCGCGACCGACGGCACGATTACGGAGTTCCCCCTGCCGTCCAGCAACATCGCGGGCGGAGCCGGGACCTACGGGCTGACGACCGGCCCCGACAACGCGCTGTGGTTCACGCAGATCCGCGGCAACCGGATCGGACGCATGACGACCGAAGGCGGCTTGACCATGTTCCGGCTGCCGGCCGATTCCAACCCGTACCTGATCACCAGTGGACCGGACGGAGCCCTGTGGTTCACCGAGTCCGGCGGGATTGGCCGCATCACGACAAGTGGCGACCTGAGCCACTACCGGTTGCCATCGGCCGCCAGCAACGACCCCACCGACATCGTCACGGGCCCGGACGGGGCGTTGTGGTTCACGGCGGTCAATCGCAACACGATCGGCCGCATCACGACGGTCGGTGAGATCACGGAGCACACGATGCCCCCGTCCTGCGCGCCCCTGCGGATCGCCGCTGGAAAGAACCCGGCCCTCTGGTTCACCTGCCTGACCGGAAACACGGTTGGACGCCTCACGACCGACGGCGTCATCTCGACGTACCGCGTGCCGACGCGGGACGGCGGACCTGCGGATATCACGCTCGGAGGGGATGGCGCGCTGTGGTTCACCGAGACGTGGGCGAGGAAAATCGGCCGTCTCACGACGGATGGAGTCATCACCGAGGCGCCGGCAGGTCCGGGCTCCTCCCCCCACGACATCATCTCGGCCTCGGATGGCCTGTGGTTCACCGACGCGGAGTACCTTGGCCACATCCGGCTCGGCGCCGGTCACCCGTAG